The genomic region CGCGCGGCGATTACCGGAAAAAGCCGGTCAGCGTCCCGCCGAAAGCGACGGTATAAAGGCAGCCGTTTGCCAAACATCAAAAAAGACCGCAGAAACCTGCGGTCTTTTTTGATGTTTGGCAAATTTGGGCGGTATAATAAGACAATTTTCAAAAATCATCTGTACCAAGGAAACTTTGAAAATAAAATCCTATATTTCGAAAATGTATACTTAGTCCACAGGTTAACCATTTTAGTACGCATGAAAAAACTTTCGCTTTACTCCTCTGTAGTAGCCCTTTCCCTTACCTTACTCACGGGATGTGAAAAAGACAGCCTGACCGAAACCAGCGTTACGCAGGCACCCAGCCATCGTTCTGCCCGGGTGGCATCTCCTTTATCGGACGAACTGAGAGCGAAACTGGCCCGCATTCGGGCGTCGCTGCCCGAAGGTTATGAGCAGCGCGTGGAGCGAGCCGCGGGTCTGCTGCAGGACACGCACCCGGAATACAAGCAGTATGTCGAACGGGCGCTCGGCATCGAGCCGACCTCCTGCGACAACAACACGGCCGCCACGCAATGGCTGGACGAGCAGATGGCCGACTGGAATAATGATATGATCGTCCTCGCCTATTACACCGGCATGCTGGACATTCCCACCTACGACGCGCTGGTTTTCTCGAATACTTCCGAGAACCAGACCTTTGGGGCAACCGGCGAATACTCGCACAGCAACACGAAGGCTTTCAAAGATTTAAAACGTTTCTGGAATATCCAGTCGGACGGCATCGTGCTGGGTGCCATGCACGGAAGCATGCTGCTCGACCGCGACCGCGTGATCCGCGTCAATCAGGTCGTATACGGCGACAGCCCGCAGGCGGCGGCCTACTGGGCAGATGTGATTATTGATCTGCTGACGGAAATTCCGCAGTACAGAAGCGGCAATCACCCGCTGTTTACGTTCAACGCATTTGCTCAATCGGCCTTCAACTTCGGTCCCTACGGCCTGATTCCCAGCAAAATTATCATGGGCGACGGCATTCAGGATGCCTTTGCGGGCATAGGCTACGCGGATGTAGCGCCGCAGGCTATCCTCGCCCACGAATTCGGACACCACATTCAATTCCAACTCCGCCTGTTCGGAGCGAACACCCCGGAAGCCACCCGCCGCACGGAACTAATGGCGGATGCCTTCTCGGCCTACTATCTTTCCCATTCGAGAGGGGCGGCCATGCAGTGGAAGCGGGTTAAGCAGTTTTTGCAGGTCTTCTATAACATCGGCGATTGCGGCTTCACCAACAGCGGTCACCACGGCACGCCGGCCCAGCGGATGGCGGCGGCCGAATGGGGCTACAGCGTGGCCAACAACGCCCAGAAGCAGGGCCACATCCTGACGAGCCAGGAGTTTACCGCCCTTTTTGAGGCGCAGCTGCCCGCGCTGGTAGCTCCGAATTAACAGGACCATTGGGGGGCATAAAAGCGGCCTGTATCGTTAAACCCGGCAACGGGAACGATACAGGCCGCTTTTGGCGTAAAAAGGCGTCTCCGACCGGGGTCACAACAGGGCAAAGCCGATAGCGGTATTGACCACGTCGGCGACGACACCCAGCGCCGCGTTGATGGCCGCCTCCACCGCCAGAACGCCCAGTCCCTCGATCGTCAGCAAGACGATCCGGGTCGAGCTTTTAAAA from Tellurirhabdus rosea harbors:
- a CDS encoding neutral zinc metallopeptidase, whose protein sequence is MKKLSLYSSVVALSLTLLTGCEKDSLTETSVTQAPSHRSARVASPLSDELRAKLARIRASLPEGYEQRVERAAGLLQDTHPEYKQYVERALGIEPTSCDNNTAATQWLDEQMADWNNDMIVLAYYTGMLDIPTYDALVFSNTSENQTFGATGEYSHSNTKAFKDLKRFWNIQSDGIVLGAMHGSMLLDRDRVIRVNQVVYGDSPQAAAYWADVIIDLLTEIPQYRSGNHPLFTFNAFAQSAFNFGPYGLIPSKIIMGDGIQDAFAGIGYADVAPQAILAHEFGHHIQFQLRLFGANTPEATRRTELMADAFSAYYLSHSRGAAMQWKRVKQFLQVFYNIGDCGFTNSGHHGTPAQRMAAAEWGYSVANNAQKQGHILTSQEFTALFEAQLPALVAPN